Within the Staphylococcus argenteus genome, the region TTTTCATGAAGATTTAAGTCTTACTGAATTGAGCGAATATGTAGGGTGGTCAGAGAGCCATCTGTCTAAAAAGTTTACTGAATCGCTAGGTGTAGGATTCCAGCATTTCTTAAATACGACACGAATTGAGCATGCGAAACTCGATTTGACATACACGGATGAAACGATTACTGATATTGCATTGCAAAATGGCTTTTCAAGTGCAGCGAGCTTTGCGAGAACATTTAAACACTATACGCATCAAACGCCTAAACAATATCGAGGTGATCGCCCACCAATTAAAACAAACCAGCAATCAACACAACATGGCTATCACGACCGTGAATTGATATTACTTTTAAATGACTACATTGAAGAAATGAATCATTTTATTGAAGATATTGAAAAGGTGAACTATAAAGAGATTGCTTTACAACCAACTAATCAACAACTAAATCAATTTAATCATATCATTCAAGTGGGCTATTTGAGGAATTTGCTCAATACACAGTACCAATCACAGTTGCTTACATGTCATCATGATTTTCATGTCAATGAAGTATTAGCCTATGATGTGATGCCATATATCATGCAAAAGCTCAATGCGCCATTCACGTATGATGCAGAAATTTCGAATATATTTTATGATATCGATTTATGTTTAGACTTTTTACTAGATCATAATTTTAGTCTGACTATGCATTTAAATCAGTATGATTCACGTGATTATATCGATGCATTTAAAGTATTTATCCATCATGTTGCTCTGCATGTCAGTCATAGAAAAGATTTGAAGTTCAACTTGTATGTAACGACATTGCATACTTCTTTGATTGAAATGATTGATTATTTTAAAGCATTATTCCCAAATGGTGGCTTGTACGTTCACTTAGATCAAACAGCCCAAAGACATTTACCATTGTTGAAACGACTTGAGCCACACATCGACCATTTTGTATTTGATGCCAATTCAAATGATGCTGTTGATTTTAATAAAATGAATGATGATGAATTTAAAACCGCAAGTCAAATAATCATTAATAAAACGAATTACCTTATCGATTTAATGCATCGTCATAACCTAAAGCGCCCACTCATTTTACTCAATTGGAATACATTGACGGGTGATACATTTATTACAAACGGCGAATATTTTAGAGGTGGAATCATCATTGAGCAATTATTAAAGTTAAGCTCAAAGGTAGAAGGTATAGGGTATTGGTTGAATTATGATTTGCACGTCAGTCATTGTAAAAATGAACGCGATTATATGAATTCAATTGAACTGTTTCATCAATATAATGGAAAACGGCCGGTCTATTTCACGGCATTGTTATTTAATAAATTAACAAGCAATATTTTGTATTCTGATGATACATGTATTGTCACGGGAACTGATTCAAATTTTCAAATATTGTTATATGACGCTAAACATTTCAATCCATACTTAGCATTGGACAATCAAATGAATATGCGTGCGACGGAAATGATTCATTTGAACATAAATGCCCTAGAAGACGGTATGTATAAGATTAAACATTTTACCTTAGATAAAGAAAATGGTGCGTTATTTAATCTTTGGCGAAAACATCATACAATACATGGCATGGACAAGGATTCTATAGATTACGTTAATCGAATGAGTTTTCCAAAATTAGAAGTGTACGATATAGATGTTACAGATACGCTGGCATTAAATATTAAAATGATTACAAATGGAATTCATTTAATTGAAGTAAAACGTTACCCATGTTCATAAAATGATCACAAATCACAAATTACGTTATACATAATTTGTGATTTTTCACATTCAAAGTCAAAATTGCAAAAAATTAATGGTTAACATCTCTGTTGTTGGCAATATAAATAATGATTAATCATTTATGATGTAACTAAGGAGATGAAGGATATGAAGGATATGAATCAACAATTAATTGAAACTTTAAAAGCAAAAGAAGACAAAATGATTGAGATCAGACGTTATTTACATCAGCATCCAGAATTATCTTTTCATGAAGATGAAACGGCGAAATACATCGCTGAATTTTACAAAGGTAAAGATGTGGAAGTAGAAACGAATGTCGGACCGCGTGGGATTAAAGTAACGATTGATTCAGGGAAACCTGGTAAAACATTAGCAATCCGTGCAGACTTTGATGCCTTACCTATTACTGAAGATACAGGCTTATCTTTTGCATCACAAAATAAAGGTGTTATGCATGCTTGCGGTCACGATGCACATACAGCTTACATGCTTGTATTAGCAGAGACACTTGCTGAAATGAAAGATAGTTTTACAGGAAAAGTCGTTGTGATACATCAACCAGCTGAAGAAGTACCACCGGGTGGTGCTAAAGCAATGATTGAAAATGGTGTATTAGACGGTGTTGATCATGTATTAGGTGTACACGTCATGAGCACGATGAAAACAGGTAATGTATATTACAGACCGGGCTATGTTCAAACAGGACGTGCATTCTTCAAATTAAAAGTTCAAGGTAAAGGTGGCCATGGTTCATCACCACATATGGCAAATGATGCCATTGTTGCAGGTAGCTACTTCGTCACAGCGTTACAAACAGTTGTATCTAGACGACTAAGCCCATTTGAAACAGGAGTTGTCACAATCGGTTCATTTGACGGTAAAGGTCAATTCAATGTCATTAAAGATATTGTTGAAATTGAGGGCGATGTACGTGGTTTAACAGATGCTACAAAAGCAACAATTGAAAAAGAAATTAAACGTTTATCAAAAGGATTAGAAGCATTGTATGGTGTAACTTGCACATTAGAATATAACGATGATTATCCTGCATTATATAATGATCCAGAATTCACTGAGTACGTAGCTAACACATTAAAAGAAGCAAATCTTGATTTTGGCATTGAAATGTGTGAACCACAACCACCTTCAGAAGACTTTGCATACTATGCTAAGGAACGACCAAGTGCCTTTATTTATACAGGTGCAGCTGTGGAAGATGGTGAAATTTACCCACATCATCATCCTAAATTTAACATTTCAGAAAAATCATTACTTATTTCGGCAGAAGCTGTAGGGACAGTTGTTTTAGATTACCTTAAAGGAGATAACTAACATGAATGAAACATATCGCGGGGGCAACAAGTTAATTTTAGGTATTGTATTGGGTGTTATTACATTTTGGTTGTTTGCACAATCACTTGTTAATGTTGTACCAAACTTACAACAAAGTTTTGGTGCAGACATGGGGACAATTAGTATTGCGGTCAGTCTAACTGCACTATTTTCAGGTATGTTTGTTGTTGGGGCAGGCGGACTAGCAGATAAAATTGGGCGCGTGAAAATGACGAATATCGGCTTATTATTAAGTATTATTGGTTCAGCCTTAATTATTATTACGAATTTACCGGCATTATTAATTTTAGGTCGTATTATACAAGGTGTATCAGCAGCATGTATAATGCCTTCCACATTAGCTATTATGAAAACATATTATCAAGGGGCAGAGCGTCAACGTGCCTTAAGTTATTGGTCTATCGGTTCTTGGGGCGGTAGTGGTATCTGTTCACTCTTCGGTGGGGCAGTTGCGACAACTATGGGGTGGAGATGGATTTTCATCTTCTCAATTATCGTTGCCATTGTTTCAATGTTACTCATCAAAGGGACACCTGAAACGAAATCAGAAGTTACCAATACACATAAGTTTGACGTTGTTGGATTAATCGTTCTAGTAGTTATGTTACTAAGTTTAAACGTTGTCATTACTAAAGGCGCGGCACTTGGTTATACGTCACTATGGTTCTTTGGTTTAATTGCAGTCGTTGTTGTAGCATTCTTTATGTTCTTAAAAGTTGAGAAAAAAGTAGACAATCCGCTTATTGATTTTAAATTATTTGAAAATAAACCGTATACAGGTGCAACGATTTCTAACTTCTTATTAAATGGTGTCGCAGGTACATTAATTGTAGCGAATACATTTGTACAACAAGGTTTAGGTTATACAGCATTGCAGGCTGGATACTTATCAATTACTTATTTAATCATGGTGTTATTGATGATTCGTGTTGGTGAAAAATTATTACAAAGAATGGGTTCTAAGCGACCAATGTTATTAGGTACATTCATTGTAGTCATTGGTATTGCGCTTATTTCATTAGTATTTTTACCAGGTATCTTTTATGTTATCAGTTGTGTTGTAGGATATTTATGTTTCGGACTAGGTTTAGGTATTTATGCAACACCTTCTACAGATACTGCCATTTCAAATGCACCTTTAGATAAAGTAGGTGTTGCATCAGGTATTTATAAAATGGCTTCATCACTTGGTGGCGCATTCGGTGTCGCAATTAGTGGTGCAGTATATGCTGGTGCAGTTGCTGCTACGAGCATTCATACAGGTGCGATGATTGCACTTTGGGTTAACGTATTAATGGGTATCATTGCATTTATCGCAATCTTATTTGCGATTCCAAATGATGATAAGCGCTTAAAAGACGCGAAATAATAATGTTGACACGCCCAGTATTTTGGTGAATATTTAAATGAAAATAAAGCAAATTAAATGAGGAAATGTATAGAGCAGTTCATATAGATAAATCTATGATTAGATTTGCACTAATATAAGCGAAAATAAAAACCATCCACCCAAACTTTAGATAAGTCAGGTGGGTGGTTTTATTGCGTTGTTCTAAAAATTTGGACACTTATGTGGAACTAAATCTAATATGAAGTTTATAGCAATATGCTTCAATTAGGGCAATACGTAAAAGTGTATATTGAATAATTGGGGGTCAGACTCCGAGAACAGTGTCCGTCATGCTTACCGCATACTAGTAAAATATTGTTATAACAATGATTATAGCCGATTTGAGATAATGAATTTCGCTAAACAAAAAAGCCAATCCATGAATATTGGATTGGCTTTTACATGCATCTGAATCTCTAATTTTATAAAAAATATGAATATAAATAAGACAGTAAAATTAAATTTCAGTTGTTGCAATTTCTTCGTCTGTTGGAACATCATCGTTAAGACCGACAAGTGCTTCAGAAACATTTCGTGAATGATAACCGATACGTTCAAGAACACCAATCATATCGATATATAGTAATCCACCTTTTGTTGTACATTCACCACGGTTAAGACGTTTAATATGGCCTTTACGTAATTTATGTTCAATATTAAATGATTCTCTACTACGTTCTACAATTTCATCTTTTTTCGTTTTGTCATAAACATCTAACATATCGATTGCTTTATCAAATGACTCAGCAACATGGTTGAATAATTTATCCATACCGCGTTGTGCATCTTCTGTAATTCGAATATCTTCATCATGTTGTCGTTTTAATTGAGCGACATACTCTTCTGTTAGCTCTGCTACTTTTAAAATAGAGCGATTGACATCAAACATAACTGCTAAACGCTCAACGTCTGCCTTCGTAATGGCTTTTGTAGAAATTC harbors:
- the aryK gene encoding transcriptional regulator AryK; the encoded protein is MQRDYLIRVETESMSDFKRLNGLMIGFVIKGEAHIYDENNMTQCASGDIFIINHRDLYRFQLQQDGIICYIHFQMKYLADKFDDAHCLYFHLTDATTTKNIHQLRNIMARLVSTHIRHNELSKLTEQQLVIQLLMHMIHYVPRTYHSNQSILNDNKVNQVCDYIELHFHEDLSLTELSEYVGWSESHLSKKFTESLGVGFQHFLNTTRIEHAKLDLTYTDETITDIALQNGFSSAASFARTFKHYTHQTPKQYRGDRPPIKTNQQSTQHGYHDRELILLLNDYIEEMNHFIEDIEKVNYKEIALQPTNQQLNQFNHIIQVGYLRNLLNTQYQSQLLTCHHDFHVNEVLAYDVMPYIMQKLNAPFTYDAEISNIFYDIDLCLDFLLDHNFSLTMHLNQYDSRDYIDAFKVFIHHVALHVSHRKDLKFNLYVTTLHTSLIEMIDYFKALFPNGGLYVHLDQTAQRHLPLLKRLEPHIDHFVFDANSNDAVDFNKMNDDEFKTASQIIINKTNYLIDLMHRHNLKRPLILLNWNTLTGDTFITNGEYFRGGIIIEQLLKLSSKVEGIGYWLNYDLHVSHCKNERDYMNSIELFHQYNGKRPVYFTALLFNKLTSNILYSDDTCIVTGTDSNFQILLYDAKHFNPYLALDNQMNMRATEMIHLNINALEDGMYKIKHFTLDKENGALFNLWRKHHTIHGMDKDSIDYVNRMSFPKLEVYDIDVTDTLALNIKMITNGIHLIEVKRYPCS
- a CDS encoding M20 family metallopeptidase, coding for MNQQLIETLKAKEDKMIEIRRYLHQHPELSFHEDETAKYIAEFYKGKDVEVETNVGPRGIKVTIDSGKPGKTLAIRADFDALPITEDTGLSFASQNKGVMHACGHDAHTAYMLVLAETLAEMKDSFTGKVVVIHQPAEEVPPGGAKAMIENGVLDGVDHVLGVHVMSTMKTGNVYYRPGYVQTGRAFFKLKVQGKGGHGSSPHMANDAIVAGSYFVTALQTVVSRRLSPFETGVVTIGSFDGKGQFNVIKDIVEIEGDVRGLTDATKATIEKEIKRLSKGLEALYGVTCTLEYNDDYPALYNDPEFTEYVANTLKEANLDFGIEMCEPQPPSEDFAYYAKERPSAFIYTGAAVEDGEIYPHHHPKFNISEKSLLISAEAVGTVVLDYLKGDN
- the norC gene encoding multidrug efflux MFS transporter NorC, yielding MNETYRGGNKLILGIVLGVITFWLFAQSLVNVVPNLQQSFGADMGTISIAVSLTALFSGMFVVGAGGLADKIGRVKMTNIGLLLSIIGSALIIITNLPALLILGRIIQGVSAACIMPSTLAIMKTYYQGAERQRALSYWSIGSWGGSGICSLFGGAVATTMGWRWIFIFSIIVAIVSMLLIKGTPETKSEVTNTHKFDVVGLIVLVVMLLSLNVVITKGAALGYTSLWFFGLIAVVVVAFFMFLKVEKKVDNPLIDFKLFENKPYTGATISNFLLNGVAGTLIVANTFVQQGLGYTALQAGYLSITYLIMVLLMIRVGEKLLQRMGSKRPMLLGTFIVVIGIALISLVFLPGIFYVISCVVGYLCFGLGLGIYATPSTDTAISNAPLDKVGVASGIYKMASSLGGAFGVAISGAVYAGAVAATSIHTGAMIALWVNVLMGIIAFIAILFAIPNDDKRLKDAK